Proteins encoded by one window of Halosolutus amylolyticus:
- a CDS encoding cupin domain-containing protein: MADYTKTNYRDVDDRHGMHFLRDELNCENMGVTVVECEPGWEGKEHDHEAEAHEEVYLLMEGEATVTVEDESVEMREGDAIRIPPDATHQIHNGDVESRFVLMGAP; encoded by the coding sequence ATGGCCGACTACACGAAGACGAACTACCGGGACGTCGACGACCGGCACGGCATGCACTTCCTCCGCGACGAACTGAACTGCGAGAACATGGGCGTGACCGTCGTCGAGTGCGAGCCCGGCTGGGAAGGCAAAGAACACGACCACGAGGCGGAAGCCCACGAAGAGGTCTACCTGTTGATGGAGGGCGAGGCGACCGTCACCGTCGAAGACGAATCGGTCGAGATGCGCGAGGGCGACGCGATCCGGATCCCGCCGGACGCGACCCACCAGATCCACAACGGCGACGTCGAGAGCCGGTTCGTGCTGATGGGCGCGCCCTAA